The sequence CATTTGTATTTGACAGTTAATAAGGCCTCTAATATTTCTATAGAGATACTAACACAACACCAAATACAAACACACAAAATTGCATTAAGTACTACACTGAATCTTTattaaatatgaaaattttACTGATTTTCAAATTATAGGAGATTTTTTTATGTTTAGAATCCACCACATACCTCTTCAAGCTATGTAGTTTAATGTCTGTTAATGTAAGCTTCAAGATGGTAAAAGGTAGAGGCTGCTTAAGGCAAAACAATTTTGCTTAAGGCAATCCTTAAAgtgcatttctgaaaaaaatacttctcACAAAAATGACTTATGACTGTACAAGAAAAAATAGATTCACATAAAGAATAAGAGAGGTGGCATTGATTATTCATTCAAGAAGTTTGAAGGGAACCTTACCCAGTGCTTTCAGATACTCCTCAAAATTGTCATTGCTGACCATTTTCCAGTACCCATTGAAGTCTGCaggcatccctgctccaggtgatGCTCAAAATCACTGGCTCAGAACCTGGGTTGATTCTGCACCCCACAACTCACTGCCTTGCTTTGTGGCAAGTTGGAACTCTggtttcttttatctcttctTTATACCATGGAGCTATGCAAGTCCTTCTAATCCGATTATTGTTGAAGTGCTGCTTTTAAATCCTTCTACGAGGCTGAACCTTTGAGATTTCTAACATGACAGCAGGATGACTtgatttaaaacaaatgaaatattCACCTTTCATATCACTGCGTAAGGAAAATCGGTTTTAACCATATTACTCTTCATTCTTCCTGccactcagaaaaaaaaccaaaccctttCAAATAGTTTTCGTTTGGGATATTAGCCAAAGCTATAAAAGTTTGGGATATTAGCCAAAATTACAAAAATGCTTATCTTGTGTCTTTTTTGAGCCAAATTCTTCTTCTTGAATAAGTTTCAGCTACTTTATGATTTCTTTCAAGAAAACAATCATACAGACCCTTTTCAGTCAAAGCCATTTGTGTCTGGTATTCCTTTAAGTTGTTCCACAAGCTCCTGAATCCTAAAGAACCACCTGTGGAAGCTGCTTGGCCAGCTGGGGGCCCAGAAGCACCACTTAGGTGGAAACCTGTACTGGGAAGCAGTGGTTACTCTGTACAGTGATAaatgctccagcactgctgcatgAATGCTTTCAGTTGAGGAGCTCTGAAACACAGAGGGAGCACTTTATAGAGTTCTGTATTCTCTGAAAGGGACTCCTGTCAGAAATGAGAGACACTCAATCAGCATAACAGGcaagcagcagaaggagcagggatTTTCCCCACTAACGTCAGAGCTCAAGTACTGAGCTCTCAGATGTTTGCATACAGTACAGCTGAAGCTCCTACTGGATATTTTATCTACTCTGGGGCTTTGGCAATTGCTTACTCTTGAGAAGACTTTggaacagagaagaaaagaaacccaCTTGTCTTAggttgcaatgcaagatgtaaCCAGAAGTGTGCATTCTATCACCATCTGTTAAAACCAGgaggggcagttttttctttctctctcccccagccactcctccctgcaggagatctctgctgtccatggccactgagtgtccctgcagggctgatccaattccagcatcccatggggagatgctgcattgcccagggcaggagccaagcattcctacctggatccaatgtgagcctggcacagcccagcagcctttgcccagtgcattgccagaggagcagcttctgctgccctgcatggccagagggagcccaggcccatctgcagcagccctggagctgcagaggaaaactccccccttgtgcaggatccctgctccagcagagccacagctggcactgcaggagggctgagcccccatgggatggggctgtgccaccccctgacacacagggggacagggcatgggctgactctggcagtgtttttGTACtactacattttattttcatttccctaTTAAGTTGTAGTTTTtcgtttgtttttaaaaatttattatttatacatattagtaaagaactgttattcctatccccatatctttgcctgagagccccttaatttcaaatttataacaatcCAGAGAGAGGGGGTTTACActttccattccaagggaggctcctgccttactcagcagacacctgtctttcaaaccaagacacagcTGTAAATGTGGGGATGAGGACTGCCTGTCATTTGAGAACCCAGAGCCTTAGGAGTGGCAGAAGTAGCACGTGCATTTTTAAGTGCTTGCATGGAAGAAAGATTGATTTCCATGTCTTGGCCaaatcaccaaaaatcaaaaaagttATTCAGGGCCTTATAAAGTCAAAGTTTAGAagtaatatatatttaaacatatctctctctctctcaagtTATGGTTCATTGTATTTTGCTGGTTTAGAACAGTAAGGATTGCAGAATTGCAAGTTAGGAAAGTACTATATTTGACCCTTAAATCATATTTATTGACTTACTGAAATTACTGAAATACTAAGAATATTTATTGTGAAGATCcccttgcttttattttcacaaAGAAGCTGCTCTTTGTGTATTTTAAGCTACACAGCTGAGCATCCCAATTTACTTGAACACTACCACACACAGATTCATGGATTTAAAACACCACATGATTTCAAGAAATTTTGGAAATGAAGGGAAACTTCATTATCAATAagaaacaactctctcaagcaATCTCCATGAGAAGGGTGGTGATCTGACAGGGCAGCCAGTGCAGGAATCAGTCCCTCAGAGGGTTTCttgctgtgtgtgcagcctgaggggctgcagcgggCGGCCCTGGTTCGTGCGCTCGCTCTGCGCGGTGTAGACGTTGTGCTGCGCGATGTAGGCAATGACAGAGTCTGGGATCAGGTACTTCACACTCAGCCCCCTGCGCAGGGCAGAGCGGATCTGCGTCGCACTGACCTCATTCTGGATCCACTCTCTCACCAGAAAAATGTTGTGCTGGAATTTAGATAAAAGGTCTGATTCCTGGATGAGCTGTGATGGATCAGAGCCAGCCCGGCTGATGCAGACCAATCCAAACTTTCCCACTATTTCTTTGATGTCTTCTTCCTTCCAGAGATTGGGTGTCTTAAATGTCTGTAGAAAAtcagccccacagagcagcttcAATTCTGGTAGAACTGAAAAGACAAAAGGAAATAACAGATGTTATTCTTTCTCAGTCTTCTAGGAAGTTTATACTTAAAATCAGTTTTAACTCATcactttagatttttttttttttaatcttttttaaataatttaccTTTACTCCAGGCTTTTTTTCAGAAAGTTGCAAGAAAAATTCAGTTTAGGTTTTTATGTGTCTGGTCACAACTACTTTATCACCTGCTTCATCATCATTCAAAGCATATTGAATATTATCTGTACACAGTTAAAGGAGAATTTTTACTCCACTCAAGCAATCcaaaaaggggaagaaggaaataaagatAAATAATTTAGCACAAAGATTAGACTTGGTTGAACCTGGCTACTCCACACCATCCTGCCCTGCTGTTCCTTATTGTCTCTATTTCTTATTTGCTGTTCACTGCCTAGG comes from Agelaius phoeniceus isolate bAgePho1 chromosome 10, bAgePho1.hap1, whole genome shotgun sequence and encodes:
- the NMNAT3 gene encoding nicotinamide/nicotinic acid mononucleotide adenylyltransferase 3 isoform X2, which produces MRSRIPVILLACGSFNPTTNMHMRLFELARDHLHQTGRYQVIEGIMSPVSDSYGKQGLVSARHRVAMASLALETSDWIRVDPWESQQDTWTETVKVLRHHYNEALRTFQSKELTRNKHPMETSTGDSLSCQQPVLPELKLLCGADFLQTFKTPNLWKEEDIKEIVGKFGLVCISRAGSDPSQLIQESDLLSKFQHNIFLVREWIQNEVSATQIRSALRRGLSVKYLIPDSVIAYIAQHNVYTAQSERTNQGRPLQPLRLHTQQETL